A genomic region of Gymnogyps californianus isolate 813 unplaced genomic scaffold, ASM1813914v2 HiC_scaffold_84, whole genome shotgun sequence contains the following coding sequences:
- the LOC127029201 gene encoding early activation antigen CD69-like isoform X1, with protein sequence MLSAIFHYDRNSCADKTAFKPGLKLNLPAVVMPWMQDPTCCKQRDSSFPCAVGQGEGNGFWCSDGNVEEPLDPHDGGASPHPGVPRDADKRTARRLLGEWCALHPACILVLAVLMVVILALAAALAVQSAGRHGSNPDLPAAPVLACPEFWVGYRNVCYYLSREEGSWEWSQEQCSLRGASLAVLRREWEMEFLSRLKGNADCWLGLWRRGERVEWVDGSSFNNTFPVHGKDRCLFLDNSDFRSSSCSQHHPFICSKPQALM encoded by the exons ATGTTGTCTGCCATCTTCCATTATGACCGTAACAGCTGTGCTGATAAAACTGCATTCAAGCCTGGCTTGAAACTGAATTTGCCAGCAGTTGTGATGCCTTGGATGCAAGATCCCACTTGTTGCAAGCAAAGAGATTCCAGTTTTCCTTGTGCCGTGGGACAAGGAGAGGGGAACGGATTCTGGTGCAGTGATGGGAATGTGGAGGAGCCCCTGGATCCCCACGATGGAGGGGCATCCCCCCACCCAGGGGTGCCTAGGGACGCAGACAAAAGGACAGCCAGAAGACTTCTGG gCGAGTGGTGTGCGCTCCATCCAGCGTGCATcctggtgctggctgtgctCATGGTTGTCATCTTGGCTTTGGCTGCGGCTCTTGCTGTACAATCAG cagGCAGACATGGAAGCAATCCGGAtctgcctgcagctccagtGCTGGCCTGTCCTGAGTTCTGGGTTGGGTACCGCAATGTCTGCTACTACCTCtcaagggaggaggggagctgggagTGGAGCCAGGAGCAGTGCTCCTTGCGCGGGGCCTCGCTGGCTGTGCTGAGGAGGGAGTGGGAAATG GAGTTTCTCTCGCGCCTCAAGGGCAATGCGGATTGCTGGCTTGGGCTGTGGAGACGGGGCGAGCGCGTGGAGTGGGTGGACGGCAGCAGCTTCAACAACAC CTTCCCGGTGCACGGCAAAGATCGCTGTCTGTTCCTGGACAACTCTGATTTCAGGAGTTCAAGCTGCTCACAGCATCATCCATTTATCTGCAGCAAGCCCCAAGCTCTGATGTGA
- the LOC127029201 gene encoding early activation antigen CD69-like isoform X2, with protein sequence MPWMQDPTCCKQRDSSFPCAVGQGEGNGFWCSDGNVEEPLDPHDGGASPHPGVPRDADKRTARRLLGEWCALHPACILVLAVLMVVILALAAALAVQSAGRHGSNPDLPAAPVLACPEFWVGYRNVCYYLSREEGSWEWSQEQCSLRGASLAVLRREWEMEFLSRLKGNADCWLGLWRRGERVEWVDGSSFNNTFPVHGKDRCLFLDNSDFRSSSCSQHHPFICSKPQALM encoded by the exons ATGCCTTGGATGCAAGATCCCACTTGTTGCAAGCAAAGAGATTCCAGTTTTCCTTGTGCCGTGGGACAAGGAGAGGGGAACGGATTCTGGTGCAGTGATGGGAATGTGGAGGAGCCCCTGGATCCCCACGATGGAGGGGCATCCCCCCACCCAGGGGTGCCTAGGGACGCAGACAAAAGGACAGCCAGAAGACTTCTGG gCGAGTGGTGTGCGCTCCATCCAGCGTGCATcctggtgctggctgtgctCATGGTTGTCATCTTGGCTTTGGCTGCGGCTCTTGCTGTACAATCAG cagGCAGACATGGAAGCAATCCGGAtctgcctgcagctccagtGCTGGCCTGTCCTGAGTTCTGGGTTGGGTACCGCAATGTCTGCTACTACCTCtcaagggaggaggggagctgggagTGGAGCCAGGAGCAGTGCTCCTTGCGCGGGGCCTCGCTGGCTGTGCTGAGGAGGGAGTGGGAAATG GAGTTTCTCTCGCGCCTCAAGGGCAATGCGGATTGCTGGCTTGGGCTGTGGAGACGGGGCGAGCGCGTGGAGTGGGTGGACGGCAGCAGCTTCAACAACAC CTTCCCGGTGCACGGCAAAGATCGCTGTCTGTTCCTGGACAACTCTGATTTCAGGAGTTCAAGCTGCTCACAGCATCATCCATTTATCTGCAGCAAGCCCCAAGCTCTGATGTGA
- the LOC127029198 gene encoding C-type lectin domain family 2 member B-like, producing MPWMQDPTCCKQRDSSFPCAVGQGEGNGFWCSDGNVEEPLDPHDGGASPHPGVPRDADKRTARRLLGEWCALHPAFILVLAVLVVVILALAVALAVQSAGRHGSDPDLPAAPVLACPEFWVGYRNVCYYLSREEGSWEWSQEQCSLHGASLAVLRREWEMEFLSRLKGNADCWLGLRRRGERVEWVDGSSFNNTFPVHGQGACMYLNDYDVASSSCSQQRPYICSKPQALM from the exons ATGCCTTGGATGCAAGATCCCACTTGTTGCAAGCAAAGAGATTCCAGTTTTCCTTGTGCCGTGGGACAAGGGGAGGGGAATGGATTCTGGTGCAGTGATGGGAATGTGGAGGAGCCCCTGGATCCGCACGATGGAGGGGCATCCCCCCACCCAGGGGTGCCTAGGGACGCAGACAAAAGGACAGCCAGAAGACTTCTGG gCGAGTGGTGTGCGCTCCATCCAGCGTTCATcctggtgctggctgtgctCGTGGTTGTCATCCTGGCTTTGGCTGTGGCTCTTGCTGTACAATCAG cagGCAGACATGGAAGCGATCCGGAtctgcctgcagctccagtGCTGGCCTGTCCTGAGTTCTGGGTTGGGTACCGCAATGTCTGCTACTACCTCtcaagggaggaggggagctgggagTGGAGCCAGGAGCAGTGCTCCTTGCACGGGGCCTCGCTGGCTGTGCTCAGGAGGGAGTGGGAAATG GAGTTTCTCTCGCGCCTCAAGGGCAATGCGGATTGCTGGCTTGGGCTGCGGAGACGGGGCGAGCGCGTGGAGTGGGTGGACGGCAGCAGCTTCAACAACAC CTTCCCGGTGCATGGTCAAGGAGCGTGTATGTATTTGAACGACTATGATGTTGCGAGTTCAAGCTGCTCACAGCAACGGCCGTATATCTGCAGCAAGCCCCAAGCTCTGATGTGA